The DNA window ATCTTCTATGGTGATTAATCCGGCCTTCCCCAAAGAATTAGCCATTTTTACTCCTATGCCGGGAAGTTGAGTGAGTTCCTTTTCTATTCCCTTTGGAGTAAACTTCTTTTCTTTCTCAGTTTGTGTCTTGCTCCTTATATCCAATTTCCACCCTGTTAGCTTTGCGGCCAATCTTACATTTTGACCTTTTTTCCCTATAGCCAACGAAAGTTGGTCGTCTTCCACTATAATTCGGGCTCTCCCGCTTGCTTGTCCTGATGTTACGTCGGGGCGGGCAGGTTTATCTTCGCTGAAAATTTGAATATCCAAAACCTTTGCCGGAGCCAGTGCTCGGGCAATAAATATTTTCATATCTTTGTCATAAGGGATTATATCTATTTTTTCGCCGTTGAGTTCTTGAGTTATAGACCTGACTCTTTCACCTTTTAACCCAATGCAAGTACCAATTGGGTCTATATTCTCCATATGGCTTTCTACGGCAATTTTTGCTCTGTAGCCAGCTTCTCTTACTATCACTTTTATCTCAATTATTCCCTCTTTAATCTCCGGCACTTCTATTCTAAATAATTGATCCAAAAAGCGTGGATGAGTGCGTGAAAAAAGCAAAGGGGCAAAATTTATCTCTCTTTTTATTTTGAATAGGTATGCTTTAACATTGTCTCCTATCCTGAAATTGTCCTGTGGAAGACATTCTTGCCTGGGCAATAACCCGTCGATTTCTCCCAACTCAATAATAAAGTCACGACCGTCCATTGCTTCCACCCTGCCTGTTAGGATTTGGCCAATGCGAGATTGATAGGTAGCATAAACCTTTTCGCTTACATGTTGGCGAATTTCTTTGACCATTATATGTTTAGCGCTTTGTGCAGCAATTCTTCCCAAATCTCCCAGTGGTTTTTCTTGGCCATCAATAACAACTTTAATATCTCCCGTATCCTGTTGAAAGACTACGGAAATATCTTTTGCTTCGCGAAATTTCTTTTTTGCGGCAGAAAGCACGGCGTCTTTTACGGCTTCTATAAGGATTTCCTTGTTCAACCCTTTTTCTTTCCCTAAGGATTCAAGAGTTGCTAAAATTTCGTTTTTCATTTTCTTGTTATTTAATAATCCGAGCAGAAACGAGCCTCGTTGATTTTAACACCATCTACGAAGTGAATCTCTAACCGGAATTAACCATTTTTAACCCACATACTTTATGCGGGAGAGTCCCGACAGATTATCATAAAAATCATGAAAATGCAATCCTGTTACGTTGCTTTTAGTCATAAATTAAGGATATAATACTCCCTAAATTTATACGAATTAAAAATCGTACTTGTCCGTTAAAATTCGGCATATCATATGGGACGTAAAATACTATGCACACTATAGAAGTTACCTTCAAAACCAGATTAAAAAACGCTTTTGCAGAAAATAAAAGAAAAGAGATATTAGATTTGGGGTTTCAGGTTAAATTTGTTAAAGAAGTCACTTTATACTCCATTGACAAAAAATTCTCTAAAAAAGACCTGAATATTCTTGCACAGGAGCTGTTTTCTGATCCATTAATCCAGGAATTTTCGGTTGATAGGTCTCTAATTGGAAAATTTTCTTGGGA is part of the bacterium genome and encodes:
- the nusA gene encoding transcription termination factor NusA; translated protein: MKNEILATLESLGKEKGLNKEILIEAVKDAVLSAAKKKFREAKDISVVFQQDTGDIKVVIDGQEKPLGDLGRIAAQSAKHIMVKEIRQHVSEKVYATYQSRIGQILTGRVEAMDGRDFIIELGEIDGLLPRQECLPQDNFRIGDNVKAYLFKIKREINFAPLLFSRTHPRFLDQLFRIEVPEIKEGIIEIKVIVREAGYRAKIAVESHMENIDPIGTCIGLKGERVRSITQELNGEKIDIIPYDKDMKIFIARALAPAKVLDIQIFSEDKPARPDVTSGQASGRARIIVEDDQLSLAIGKKGQNVRLAAKLTGWKLDIRSKTQTEKEKKFTPKGIEKELTQLPGIGVKMANSLGKAGLITIED